From Pelosinus fermentans DSM 17108, the proteins below share one genomic window:
- a CDS encoding cell division protein ZapA — MNEKKHKVTVEIFGETYCLKSDVKLEKVIAIAAEVDSRMKTIAQKNLRLSPGKVAVLAALNIAEAYLDLEQNYKQLIRMVEEEK; from the coding sequence ATGAATGAAAAAAAACATAAAGTAACAGTTGAAATCTTTGGTGAAACCTATTGTTTAAAAAGTGATGTCAAACTTGAAAAAGTAATTGCCATTGCTGCAGAAGTCGATTCTCGTATGAAGACAATTGCACAGAAGAATTTGCGATTATCTCCAGGTAAAGTGGCTGTGCTAGCGGCACTCAATATTGCAGAGGCATATTTAGATTTAGAACAAAATTATAAACAATTGATTCGAATGGTAGAAGAAGAAAAATAA
- a CDS encoding DUF421 domain-containing protein, producing MFETADVGQILLHIVVLFTIALIVVRLMGNRTVGQLSPFDFVIMVGIGDIIVTASMDKAQTILSGIEGLVALLALQQLIAYVSLKNLTLRKWVEGTPITLVQDGKILRENFIKNHFNYDDLRQELHKQGMDMTNLSDIKLARLESCGVFTVIRTPDKEPLTKYELELYYKSIFENPLSPLGQKWARFEQFISDVHDVAEYIKRQEKIK from the coding sequence GTGTTTGAAACTGCCGATGTTGGTCAGATTTTATTACATATAGTGGTGTTATTTACTATAGCTCTTATCGTTGTTCGTTTAATGGGAAATCGTACAGTAGGGCAGTTGTCGCCTTTTGATTTTGTTATTATGGTAGGCATTGGTGACATCATTGTTACTGCATCTATGGACAAAGCACAGACTATACTCAGCGGCATAGAAGGATTAGTTGCTCTTTTGGCATTGCAGCAATTGATTGCTTATGTATCCTTAAAAAACCTTACTTTACGGAAGTGGGTAGAGGGTACGCCAATTACACTTGTTCAGGATGGAAAAATTTTACGAGAAAACTTTATCAAAAATCATTTCAATTACGATGATTTACGGCAAGAGCTTCATAAGCAAGGGATGGATATGACTAATTTGTCAGATATCAAATTGGCACGATTGGAAAGTTGTGGAGTTTTTACTGTTATAAGAACTCCAGACAAAGAGCCTTTAACAAAATATGAACTTGAGTTGTATTATAAAAGTATTTTTGAGAACCCCTTAAGTCCGTTAGGTCAGAAATGGGCGAGATTCGAACAATTTATATCAGATGTACATGATGTAGCAGAGTATATAAAAAGACAAGAAAAGATTAAGTAG
- a CDS encoding amino acid permease, whose product MGIFRTKSISELLQGAEKKGLKKSLGAMDLTLLGIGCIIGTGIFVLTGVAAAKYAGPALVLSFVLSGLACAFAALAYAELAAMVPISGSAYTYTYAALGEIVAWIVGWNLILEYSVGSSAVAAGWAGYMVGLLKSGGIEVSKAYTAVPADGGIANVPAMLISFFLSLLLVRGTKESATLNKILVLIKLAAVFIFLVLAGPKVNVANWDPFMPFGFSGVAAGAAIIFFAYIGFDAVATAAEECHNPNRDLPIGIIGSLLVCTILYIIVAAVLTGVVPYSELNNAEPVAYALRAIGYNMGSALVGTGAICGITTVLLVLMYGQSRIFFAMSRDGLIPASISKVHPQYGTPHIITIVGGIAVALVAGFTPIGIIAELTNIGTLFAFAVASVGVLVLRHTKPELRRPFRCPAVNVIAPLAVISCGYLMYNLPYETWVRFFVWSGIGFLVYFSYGKNHSLLNKSEKA is encoded by the coding sequence ATGGGGATTTTTCGTACCAAAAGTATCAGCGAACTTTTACAAGGGGCTGAGAAAAAAGGCTTAAAGAAATCGTTAGGTGCAATGGATTTAACACTTCTTGGAATTGGTTGTATTATTGGTACTGGTATTTTTGTTTTAACTGGAGTAGCTGCAGCTAAATATGCTGGCCCTGCATTAGTACTTTCCTTTGTTCTTTCAGGATTGGCTTGCGCCTTTGCCGCCTTAGCCTATGCTGAGTTAGCCGCAATGGTTCCCATTTCTGGTAGTGCTTATACGTATACATACGCTGCATTGGGAGAAATTGTTGCCTGGATTGTAGGCTGGAATCTAATTTTGGAATATTCTGTAGGTTCTAGTGCTGTTGCAGCTGGATGGGCTGGCTATATGGTAGGTCTTTTAAAATCAGGTGGTATTGAGGTGTCAAAGGCCTACACTGCGGTACCAGCTGATGGCGGTATTGCAAATGTGCCAGCGATGTTAATTTCTTTCTTTTTAAGTTTGCTTTTGGTGCGCGGCACCAAGGAAAGTGCAACACTTAATAAAATTTTAGTATTGATAAAGTTGGCTGCGGTTTTTATTTTCTTAGTTTTGGCAGGTCCAAAAGTGAATGTTGCAAATTGGGATCCATTTATGCCTTTTGGCTTTTCGGGAGTAGCTGCTGGCGCTGCTATTATATTTTTCGCATACATTGGCTTTGATGCGGTAGCAACAGCAGCAGAAGAATGTCATAATCCGAATCGTGATTTGCCAATTGGTATTATTGGCTCTTTGTTAGTCTGTACTATCTTGTATATTATCGTTGCTGCTGTATTAACAGGTGTCGTACCTTATAGTGAATTAAATAATGCAGAGCCTGTGGCCTATGCATTGAGGGCGATAGGATATAATATGGGATCTGCATTAGTTGGTACAGGTGCTATATGTGGTATTACGACCGTATTACTAGTATTAATGTATGGTCAATCTCGTATTTTCTTTGCAATGTCTCGTGATGGCTTGATCCCGGCTAGTATTTCTAAAGTCCATCCTCAATATGGAACACCCCATATTATTACAATTGTTGGTGGAATTGCAGTAGCCTTGGTCGCTGGATTTACTCCTATTGGAATTATTGCTGAACTTACCAATATTGGAACATTATTTGCTTTTGCAGTAGCTTCTGTAGGAGTTTTAGTGCTGCGGCACACTAAGCCGGAATTAAGACGACCATTTCGATGTCCTGCAGTTAATGTAATCGCTCCTTTGGCTGTTATTTCCTGTGGTTATTTAATGTATAATTTGCCTTACGAAACATGGGTGCGGTTTTTTGTATGGAGTGGAATTGGTTTTCTAGTATATTTTTCATATGGTAAAAACCATAGCTTACTTAATAAAAGTGAGAAGGCATAA
- a CDS encoding DUF3656 domain-containing U32 family peptidase: MIELLAPVGSREALIAAVEGGADAVYLAGKMFGARASAPNFTDEELVEAVNLAHLRSVKVYVTVNTLVDNSEIPALSLYLQYLYRIGVDAIIVQDIGVFKIAKHIIPEMPIHASTQMTVHNLEGVELLTELGFQRVVVSRELSMDDIRHICKNAATEIEAFVHGALCISYSGQCLMSSMIGGRSGNRGRCAQPCRLPYTLVDEKGNDLLLEADAGEYLLSPKDLNTLDLIPELIQAGVTSFKIEGRMKRPEYVAVVVDTYRRAIDACLVNPDAYVIAEQEQKELAQIFNREFTTAYLKNHQGRKMMSDRRPNNRGVRIGRVSDYQHQERVATIKLDEPLYINDIVDFWVKVGGRVSVTVSSMVVNGQKVTNAPAGAEVAIHVHAPVRINDRVFKVFDAGLMERARAFFTEPNAVKRVAVDIKVTVQEGQPLEISIQDRDGFCSRARTSFIAQRAIKRPLTSEVIAKQVERLGSTIFSVNTLECNIVGEVMVPISEINDVRRRAIEELEQARLMPFQREDLPRKKYVARDFLSSNIIRDKAGVQQPLLVVNADTIDKIKVSLESGADCIMFGGETFDHKIITPEIYGRAVAMVREYGKQIILNTPRIIKKWQMDEVKRELALFEELQPDAVAIGNLGTLHIAKKITNLPLHGDYSLNIYNDVSIDFLAAQGISSMTLSPELNFSQIEELASDQKVALECLVHGYVTLMVSEYCAIGSYLGKLGTGKCNQACLRRDYWLNDRKNERFPVVTDQYCRMHILNAKELSMLPHVPRFGLIGIKRIRIEGKKSTVNHLGRISKLYRELLDQGEDHPLLAQDKMKTAEHEDITRGHYFRGVL, translated from the coding sequence ATGATAGAGTTATTAGCTCCTGTTGGTAGTCGAGAAGCTTTAATTGCAGCCGTAGAAGGTGGTGCCGATGCCGTATATTTAGCAGGAAAAATGTTTGGTGCTCGAGCTAGCGCGCCTAATTTTACTGATGAGGAATTAGTAGAAGCTGTAAATTTGGCTCATCTGCGTAGTGTGAAGGTTTATGTGACTGTAAATACCCTTGTTGATAATAGTGAAATACCTGCATTATCGCTTTATTTACAGTATTTGTATAGAATTGGTGTAGATGCGATTATTGTTCAAGATATTGGCGTTTTTAAAATAGCAAAGCATATTATCCCTGAGATGCCAATACATGCTAGTACACAAATGACAGTACATAATTTAGAAGGCGTAGAGCTTTTGACGGAGCTTGGCTTTCAGCGGGTAGTAGTATCACGAGAGTTATCAATGGATGATATTCGACATATTTGTAAGAATGCAGCTACAGAAATTGAGGCTTTTGTCCATGGTGCATTGTGCATTTCATATTCTGGTCAATGTCTAATGAGTAGTATGATTGGTGGGCGAAGTGGTAATCGGGGACGTTGCGCCCAGCCTTGTCGTTTGCCATATACCCTTGTAGATGAAAAAGGAAATGATTTACTTCTAGAAGCGGATGCCGGTGAATATCTTTTAAGTCCTAAAGATTTAAACACATTGGATTTGATACCTGAGCTTATTCAAGCAGGTGTAACCTCTTTTAAAATTGAGGGACGCATGAAGAGGCCAGAATATGTAGCAGTGGTAGTTGATACGTATAGGCGAGCGATTGATGCCTGTTTGGTGAATCCAGATGCCTATGTTATTGCAGAGCAGGAGCAAAAAGAACTAGCACAAATTTTTAATCGTGAATTCACTACAGCTTACTTAAAGAACCATCAGGGACGTAAGATGATGAGTGATCGTCGTCCGAACAACCGGGGGGTGCGTATTGGCCGGGTTAGCGATTATCAGCATCAGGAACGAGTTGCAACTATAAAATTAGATGAACCTTTATATATCAATGATATTGTTGATTTTTGGGTAAAGGTTGGTGGCAGGGTTAGTGTAACCGTATCATCTATGGTGGTAAATGGTCAGAAAGTGACTAACGCTCCTGCTGGGGCAGAAGTAGCAATTCATGTGCATGCTCCTGTGCGCATAAATGATCGAGTCTTTAAAGTCTTCGATGCGGGTTTGATGGAACGAGCACGAGCTTTTTTTACTGAACCCAATGCAGTGAAACGTGTAGCAGTTGATATTAAAGTAACTGTACAGGAAGGTCAACCTTTGGAAATTAGTATACAAGATAGAGATGGTTTCTGTAGTCGGGCTAGGACTTCTTTTATTGCTCAAAGAGCTATTAAAAGGCCCTTGACTTCAGAAGTAATTGCCAAGCAGGTCGAACGGCTGGGATCTACGATCTTTAGCGTAAATACCTTGGAATGCAATATAGTTGGTGAAGTGATGGTGCCAATTAGCGAGATCAATGATGTTAGGCGCAGAGCAATTGAAGAATTAGAACAAGCTCGCTTAATGCCTTTTCAACGTGAAGATTTACCTAGAAAAAAATATGTTGCACGAGATTTTCTATCATCGAATATAATTCGGGATAAAGCTGGCGTACAGCAGCCTTTATTGGTGGTAAATGCAGATACGATTGATAAAATTAAAGTGTCTTTAGAATCCGGTGCAGATTGCATTATGTTTGGCGGAGAAACCTTTGATCATAAAATCATCACTCCTGAGATATATGGACGAGCTGTAGCGATGGTACGCGAATATGGTAAGCAAATTATTTTAAATACTCCTCGTATTATAAAAAAATGGCAGATGGACGAAGTGAAGAGGGAATTGGCTTTATTTGAGGAATTACAGCCAGATGCTGTTGCAATAGGCAATTTGGGGACATTGCATATTGCCAAAAAGATAACAAACCTGCCACTCCACGGTGATTATTCATTAAATATATACAATGATGTATCAATAGATTTTTTAGCTGCACAAGGTATTTCCAGTATGACCTTATCACCGGAATTAAATTTTTCCCAGATTGAAGAGCTGGCTAGCGATCAAAAGGTGGCTTTAGAATGTTTAGTTCATGGCTATGTAACATTAATGGTATCGGAGTATTGTGCGATAGGAAGCTATCTTGGCAAATTAGGTACAGGAAAATGTAATCAGGCTTGTTTACGCCGTGACTATTGGTTAAATGATCGTAAAAATGAAAGATTTCCAGTGGTGACGGATCAATATTGTCGTATGCATATACTAAATGCAAAAGAATTAAGTATGTTACCTCATGTACCTCGATTTGGTTTAATAGGAATTAAACGTATCCGAATTGAGGGAAAGAAGAGTACGGTTAATCACTTGGGTAGAATCAGCAAACTATACAGAGAACTATTGGATCAAGGAGAAGATCATCCCTTGCTTGCGCAGGATAAAATGAAAACTGCTGAACATGAAGATATCACCCGAGGGCATTATTTCCGTGGTGTATTATAA